From a region of the Corallococcus coralloides DSM 2259 genome:
- a CDS encoding heparan-alpha-glucosaminide N-acetyltransferase domain-containing protein — protein sequence MSPLPSAVPASRERVRAIDWLRGLSVLFMIQTHALVLLTPELRKSVWTGRLLKVDGLVAPAFIFSAGFALALLMVRSAAAGVLNERVRRNLRRITEVFAVAALVNWVWFPIRTEPVWLLRLDILHCVGLCLLLTLPMAALLASRPRVLAGTAFVLAMVAFALAPFSDSAGEPWASFLRKSNWAPFPLVPWVGFAWLGAFAGCIAGAWGRKGLARALGFLIALGLVGTLMPGVLNNLYPPHRFFVTNPSNSATRFMWVCAVLLVMLWVEGRMAPDAKPSRARRFLEVFGTASLSAYFFHEMLLYYRVFGVFSFQKLWGDSSGWLKYAGLLALLIACTFVLCLAWDPVERAVKKAFARAGQWLLSAPRWLRPVRRRG from the coding sequence GTGAGCCCCCTGCCCTCCGCCGTTCCCGCCTCCCGCGAGCGCGTGCGCGCCATCGACTGGCTGCGCGGCCTCTCCGTCCTCTTCATGATCCAGACCCATGCGCTCGTGCTGCTCACCCCCGAGCTGCGCAAGAGCGTGTGGACCGGGCGGCTGCTCAAGGTGGACGGGCTGGTGGCCCCCGCGTTCATCTTCTCCGCCGGGTTCGCGCTGGCGCTGCTCATGGTGCGCAGCGCCGCCGCGGGCGTGCTGAACGAGCGCGTGCGCCGCAACCTGCGCCGCATCACGGAGGTGTTCGCCGTCGCCGCGCTCGTCAACTGGGTGTGGTTCCCCATCCGAACCGAACCTGTGTGGCTCTTGCGCCTGGACATCCTCCACTGCGTGGGGCTGTGCCTGCTGCTCACCCTGCCCATGGCCGCGCTGCTGGCCTCACGTCCGCGCGTGCTCGCGGGCACCGCGTTCGTCCTGGCGATGGTGGCGTTCGCGCTGGCGCCCTTCAGCGACTCCGCGGGCGAGCCCTGGGCGTCGTTCCTGCGCAAGTCCAACTGGGCCCCCTTCCCGCTGGTGCCATGGGTGGGCTTCGCGTGGCTGGGCGCCTTCGCGGGCTGCATCGCGGGGGCGTGGGGCCGCAAGGGACTGGCCCGGGCCCTGGGCTTCCTCATCGCGCTGGGGCTTGTGGGCACGCTGATGCCGGGCGTGCTCAACAACCTCTACCCGCCGCACCGCTTCTTCGTCACCAACCCGTCCAACTCCGCCACCCGCTTCATGTGGGTCTGCGCGGTGCTGCTCGTGATGCTGTGGGTGGAGGGGCGGATGGCGCCGGACGCGAAGCCTTCGCGCGCGCGCCGCTTCCTGGAAGTCTTTGGCACCGCGTCGCTGTCCGCGTACTTCTTCCACGAGATGCTGCTGTACTACCGCGTCTTCGGCGTCTTCTCGTTCCAGAAGCTGTGGGGCGACTCCAGCGGGTGGCTGAAGTACGCCGGCCTGCTCGCGCTGCTCATCGCGTGCACGTTCGTGCTGTGCCTCGCGTGGGATCCGGTGGAGCGCGCGGTGAAGAAGGCCTTCGCGCGCGCCGGACAGTGGCTGCTCAGTGCGCCGCGCTGGCTGCGGCCTGTTCGAAGGCGCGGATGA
- a CDS encoding VOC family protein produces METTRPFRILGIQQIAIGGLDKGALRKLWVDTLGLTAHGTYRSEKENVDEDIVVAGAGPFKVEVDLMQPVNPDGRPKVHDPALNHVGLWVDDLAVAVKWLEGQGMRFTPGGIRKGAAGFDVCFIHPKASDQFPLSGEGVLIELVQAPPEIIRAFEQAAASAAH; encoded by the coding sequence ATGGAGACGACACGACCGTTCCGGATTCTGGGCATCCAGCAGATCGCCATCGGAGGGCTCGACAAGGGCGCCCTGCGCAAGCTGTGGGTGGACACGCTGGGCCTGACGGCCCACGGCACCTACCGCAGCGAGAAGGAGAACGTGGACGAGGACATCGTCGTGGCGGGCGCGGGCCCCTTCAAGGTGGAGGTGGACTTGATGCAGCCCGTCAATCCCGACGGCCGTCCCAAGGTGCACGACCCGGCGCTCAACCACGTGGGGCTGTGGGTGGATGACCTGGCGGTGGCCGTCAAGTGGCTGGAAGGGCAGGGCATGCGCTTCACGCCCGGCGGCATCCGCAAGGGCGCGGCGGGCTTCGACGTGTGTTTCATCCACCCGAAGGCCAGCGATCAGTTCCCGCTGAGCGGCGAGGGCGTCCTCATCGAACTGGTGCAGGCCCCGCCGGAGATCATCCGCGCCTTCGAACAGGCCGCAGCCAGCGCGGCGCACTGA
- a CDS encoding vWA domain-containing protein, with protein MSPFFSKRRVSFVSGALLCASLVSACSSREPAQGSMSAHAELKPQAMATTQSVPKDADERFARPMPPPPSTPAAAPAAKKRGDVAAAPAPMMVEEREASDALAAAEPAMRRPPPAKAAMTMGAATGALGGAPAPIQQPLEKRKLEMDGDKGVAEGGNVFETYKANAFTETAKDNLSTFAADVDTASYSMARRYLQQGQLPPTHAVRVEEFVNYFKYRYTPPEEGAFTVHLEGAPSPFNQRRQFVRVGVQGKVVSKSQRKPAHLVFLVDTSGSMASSDKLPLAIESIKVAVKNLNENDTVALVTYAGSTRDVLAPTPATDVKKIHAALDTLVAGGGTAMGSGMETAYKHAVKKAAGGVVSRVVVLTDGDANIGPNLTPKAMLASIEKYVAEGVTLTTVGFGMGNYHDSLMEQLADKGNGNSFYVDSMKEARKVFETQLTGTLEVIAKDVKFQVEFNPKAVSRYRLMGYENRDIADKDFRDDKVDAGEIGAGHTVTALYEVELTGEAQDLATVRIRAKAPNGTEAREQAFPLTRANLKPSMDAASSDFRFAVAVAATADILRAAPAAEGWSLATTQKLAEGAVGGDSDRTEFVRLIGQARALTTASASGR; from the coding sequence ATGTCCCCGTTCTTCTCGAAGCGCCGCGTGTCCTTCGTCAGTGGTGCCCTCCTCTGCGCCAGCCTCGTGAGCGCGTGCTCTTCGAGGGAGCCCGCGCAGGGCAGCATGTCGGCGCACGCCGAGCTCAAGCCGCAGGCCATGGCGACCACCCAGAGCGTCCCCAAGGACGCCGACGAGCGCTTTGCCCGCCCCATGCCTCCGCCCCCCTCCACCCCGGCCGCGGCCCCGGCCGCTAAGAAGCGCGGTGACGTCGCCGCCGCGCCCGCGCCCATGATGGTCGAGGAGCGTGAGGCTTCCGATGCCCTGGCGGCGGCGGAGCCGGCCATGCGGCGCCCCCCGCCGGCGAAGGCCGCCATGACCATGGGCGCGGCGACGGGCGCCCTCGGTGGAGCCCCGGCTCCGATCCAGCAGCCCCTGGAAAAGCGCAAGCTGGAGATGGATGGCGACAAGGGCGTCGCCGAGGGCGGCAACGTCTTCGAGACCTACAAGGCCAACGCCTTCACCGAGACGGCGAAGGACAACCTGTCCACCTTCGCGGCGGACGTGGACACGGCCTCCTACTCCATGGCGCGGCGCTACCTGCAGCAGGGCCAGCTGCCGCCCACCCACGCAGTGCGCGTGGAGGAGTTCGTCAACTACTTCAAGTACCGCTACACCCCGCCGGAGGAAGGCGCCTTCACGGTGCACCTGGAGGGCGCGCCCTCGCCCTTCAATCAGCGCCGCCAGTTCGTGCGCGTGGGCGTGCAGGGCAAGGTCGTCTCCAAGTCGCAGCGCAAGCCCGCGCACCTGGTGTTCCTGGTGGACACCAGCGGCTCCATGGCGTCGTCGGACAAGCTGCCGCTGGCCATTGAATCCATCAAGGTCGCGGTGAAGAACCTCAATGAGAACGACACCGTGGCGCTCGTCACCTACGCGGGCTCCACTCGGGACGTGCTGGCCCCCACGCCCGCCACGGACGTGAAGAAGATCCACGCGGCGCTGGACACGCTGGTCGCGGGCGGCGGCACGGCCATGGGCTCCGGCATGGAGACGGCCTACAAGCACGCGGTGAAGAAGGCCGCGGGCGGCGTGGTGTCCCGCGTGGTGGTGCTCACGGACGGCGACGCCAACATCGGCCCCAACCTCACCCCCAAGGCCATGCTGGCCAGCATCGAGAAGTACGTGGCCGAGGGCGTCACGCTCACCACGGTGGGCTTCGGCATGGGCAACTACCACGACTCGCTGATGGAGCAGCTGGCCGACAAGGGCAACGGCAACAGCTTCTACGTGGACAGCATGAAGGAGGCGCGCAAGGTCTTCGAGACGCAGCTGACCGGCACGCTGGAGGTCATCGCGAAGGACGTGAAGTTCCAGGTGGAGTTCAACCCCAAGGCCGTCAGCCGCTACCGCCTGATGGGCTACGAGAACCGCGACATCGCGGACAAGGACTTCCGCGACGACAAGGTGGACGCGGGCGAGATTGGCGCGGGCCACACCGTGACGGCGCTCTACGAGGTGGAGCTCACCGGCGAGGCGCAGGACCTGGCCACCGTGCGCATCCGCGCCAAGGCGCCCAACGGGACGGAGGCCAGGGAGCAGGCCTTCCCGCTCACCCGCGCCAACCTGAAGCCGTCCATGGACGCCGCCTCCAGTGACTTCCGCTTCGCCGTCGCCGTGGCCGCCACCGCGGACATCCTCCGCGCCGCGCCCGCCGCCGAGGGCTGGAGCCTGGCCACCACGCAGAAGCTGGCGGAGGGCGCCGTGGGCGGCGACTCCGACCGCACCGAGTTTGTCCGTCTCATCGGCCAGGCCCGCGCGCTGACGACCGCGTCGGCCAGCGGCCGCTGA
- a CDS encoding expansin EXLX1 family cellulose-binding protein → MALGAEQKGIATFYDATGAGNCSYDKGGDLMVAAMNRDQYDNSAACGQCVDIVGPKGNVRVRIVDQCPDCDKGHLDLSREAFDKIAEAKDGRVSITWTPVSCDVAGPVKYHFKEGSNPWWTAIQVRNHRLPIQKLEWKRDSDWKALKRESYNYFVTDSGVGEGRFQLRVTAQDGQQLVDSVEKVLDDGSVDGAEQFAPQK, encoded by the coding sequence GTGGCCCTGGGCGCCGAGCAGAAAGGGATTGCGACCTTCTACGACGCCACCGGTGCCGGCAACTGCAGCTACGACAAGGGCGGCGACCTGATGGTGGCCGCGATGAACCGCGACCAGTACGACAACAGCGCCGCCTGCGGCCAGTGCGTGGACATCGTGGGGCCCAAGGGCAACGTGCGCGTGCGCATCGTGGATCAGTGCCCGGACTGCGATAAGGGCCACCTGGACCTGTCGCGCGAGGCCTTCGACAAGATCGCGGAGGCGAAGGACGGCCGGGTGAGCATCACCTGGACGCCGGTGTCCTGCGACGTGGCCGGCCCGGTGAAGTACCACTTCAAGGAAGGCAGCAACCCCTGGTGGACGGCCATCCAGGTGCGCAACCACCGGCTGCCCATCCAGAAGCTGGAGTGGAAGCGCGACAGCGATTGGAAGGCGCTGAAGCGCGAGAGCTACAACTACTTCGTCACCGACTCGGGCGTGGGCGAGGGCCGCTTCCAGCTGCGCGTCACCGCACAGGACGGCCAGCAGCTCGTGGACTCCGTGGAGAAGGTGCTGGACGACGGCAGCGTGGACGGGGCGGAGCAGTTCGCGCCCCAGAAGTAG